A genomic stretch from Tribolium castaneum strain GA2 chromosome 6, icTriCast1.1, whole genome shotgun sequence includes:
- the LOC107398577 gene encoding cytochrome P450 9e2-like, giving the protein MWYVYLFIFCGFLALFIYYKIIKPANFWKKRNVPHESTFALLQRKHPATILTQLYQKHKDQRYVGYLQLNHPFLMIRDLELIKQLTVKDFESFHDHYPFSYAKNDPILGKSLLMLNGQDWKQMRATLSPAYTTNKLKNMHQLMTECAQNFVGHFKGREKVAVDMKDIFTRFTTDVIASTAFGIKTDSLNQPNNRFFLMAKSLSKFGFIQVVKILISSFAKVGIFPSSVVSYFGTIIKSNIRERKQSGIVRPDMIHLMLEANKGQANQLTDDDIVAQAMTFFFAGFETVATACSFMAYELAIHPEIQQKLQAEIDSVGGVTYESLLSMKFLDQVVSESLRLWPPGFQIERMCTKSYKIEPKNHNEKGIVLEEGVSLIIPVIALHRDPDLFPEPDRFDPERFSEANRSTIVPGSYLPFGVGPRNCIASRFALLEIKTLFFHMLSKFDIVPIDTTQIPLKLSTKKMHLEPEKGFRLGIRPRKV; this is encoded by the exons ATGTGGTACGTttatttgttcattttttgtgGGTTTTTGGCCcttttcatttattacaaaataatcaaaccggcgaatttttggaaaaaacgtaaTGTGCCCCATGAGTCAACTTTTGCCCTCCTTCAAAGAAAACACCCAGCGACAATTTTGACCCAACTGTACCAAAAACACAAAGACCAAAG ATACGTCGGGTATTTGCAACTCAATCACCCTTTTCTAATGATACGTGACCTTGAACTGATCAAACAACTCACAGTCAAAGACTTTGAGTCGTTCCATGACCATTACCCGTTCAGCTATGCCAAAAATGACCCTATTTTGGGCAAAAGCTTGCTCATGTTAAACGGCCAAGACTGGAAGCAGATGAGGGCGACCTTAAGCCCGGCTTACACAACAAATAAGTTGAAAAACATGCACCAACTGATGACAGAATGCGCCCAAAACTTTGTGGGCCATTTCAAAGGCCGGGAAAAAGTGGCTGTTGACATGAAGGACATTTTTACGCGTTTTACAACCGATGTGATCGCTTCCACGGCCTTTGGCATCAAAACCGACTCACTTAACCAACCAAATAACCGATTTTTCCTCATGGCCAAGTCCTTGTCCAAGTTTGGGTTCATCCAAgttgtgaaaattttgatttcttcGTTTGCCAAAGTCGGGATTTTTCCGTCAAGTGTTGTGAGTTATTTTGGCACAATTATTAAGAGTAATATTCGGGAGAGGAAACAAAGTGGTATTGTGAGACCAGACATGATCCACTTGATGTTAGAAGCCAACAAAGGCCAAGCAAATCAACTCACAGATGACGACATTGTGGCCCAAGCCATGACTTTCTTTTTCGCTGGCTTTGAAACTGTGGCAACAGCTTGCTCCTTCATGGCCTACGAACTGGCCATTCATCCCgaaattcagcaaaaactccaAGCGGAAATTGACTCAGTTGGCGGTGTTACGTACGAGAGTCTCCTCTCGATGAAGTTTCTGGATCAGGTGGTGTCAG AAAGTTTAAGGTTGTGGCCGCCAGGGTTTCAAATCGAACGCATGTGTACCAAGAGTTACAAAATCGAGCCCAAAAATCACAATGAAAAGGGGATTGTTTTGGAAGAAGGGGTTTCACTTATTATTCCAGTGATTGCGCTACATCGCGATCCGGATTTGTTCCCGGAACCGGACCGGTTTGATCCGGAACGTTTTAGTGAAGCTAATAGGAGTACAATCGTTCCGGGGAGTTATCTGCCGTTTGGGGTAGGCCCCCGGAATTGCATTG CCTCAAGGTTTGCCTTACTTGAAATCAAGACACTGTTTTTCCATATGTTATCAAAATTTGATATTGTGCCCATTGACACCACTCAAATCCCTCTTAAACTAAGCACCAAGAAAATGCATTTGGAACCGGAGAAAGGATTCAGACTAGGAATAAGACCAAGAAAAGTCTAa
- the LOC661067 gene encoding cytochrome P450 9e2, which translates to MFAVLLLVFVFLAVIYFKLVVPFFYWQKRDIFYVKPWTRFRKVFLGKESFAEAVRAAYDEHPDKRYYGSYQFLQPSLFVRDLDLIKAITVKDFEHFTDHSAFTSEKTDPILGLNLFSLKGQKWREMRSTLSPAFTGSKMRAMFTLIAQTAESFTQYLLGLGQGVVEVEMKDTCTKFTNDVIANCAFGIECNSLLNPENEFYKMGTMVSKPSPWRLFKSLLYGFFPKIFEFFRIPALPPTISDFFLRIIKDAIIVREQQGIVRPDMIHLLLEARKGRLKHDKIEANEPGFATVQESTIGQNEKSLQITDELITAQALVFFIAGFTTSSSLMSFLAYELVVNPEIQKKLQKEIDSFLDREFSYEQVLQMKYLDQVVSEALRKYPPGYVLNRICVKDYVIKPKQEREKVAVIEKGCLVAIPVIALHYSPEFFPDPEKFNPERFSDENKGKILPGSYIPFGLGPRNCIGSRFALLEIKVLLVKLLAKFDLVPVDKTVIPLKFAKTLGLDAKGGIWVGLKKRT; encoded by the exons ATGTTTGCAGTGTTGCTCCTAGTCTTTGTTTTCCTcgcagttatttattttaaactagtTGTGCCGTTTTTCTACTGGCAAAAGCGCGATATTTTTTACGTTAAGCCGTGGACACGTTTCCGGAAGGTGTTTTTAGGGAAGGAATCGTTTGCGGAAGCTGTGCGAGCCGCTTACGACGAACATCCAGACAAAAG ATACTATGGCAGTTATCAGTTCCTCCAACCGTCACTTTTCGTCCGCGACTTGGACCTAATCAAAGCCATAACAGTCAAAGACTTTGAACATTTTACAGACCACTCTGCTTTCACTAGCGAAAAAACGGACCCAATTCTCGGTCTAAATCTGTTCTCTTTAAAGGGCCAGAAATGGCGAGAGATGCGGTCGACGCTAAGTCCGGCTTTTACCGGAAGCAAAATGCGAGCAATGTTCACACTAATTGCGCAAACTGCCGAAAGTTTCACTCAATATTTGCTAGGTCTTGGTCAAGGTGTTGTTGAAGTGGAGATGAAAGACACTTGCACGAAATTCACAAATGATGTGATTGCCAATTGCGCCTTTGGAATTGAGTGCAACTCGTTGTTAAACCCAGAGAATGAGTTTTATAAAATGGGCACTATGGTGTCCAAACCTAGCCCTTGGAGGCTGTTCAAAAGCCTGCTTTATGGGTTCTTTCCGAAAATTTTTGAG TTTTTCCGAATTCCAGCTCTGCCCCCAACCATTTCCGACTTTTTCTTGCGAATTATCAAAGACGCGATCATTGTGAGAGAACAGCAAGGAATCGTAAGACCTGACATGATCCACCTCCTGCTCGAGGCCCGCAAAGGGCGCTTAAAGCACGACAAAATCGAGGCAAACGAACCAGGTTTTGCAACCGTCCAGGAATCAACAATCGGCCAAAACGAAAAGTCGCTTCAAATCACTGACGAATTAATCACAGCCCAGGCCCTTGTTTTCTTCATCGCCGGTTTCACCACCTCGTCCAGCTTGATGAGTTTTCTGGCGTACGAACTTGTGGTGAATCCCGAGATACAGAAGAAATTGCAAAAGGAAATTGACTCATTTCTGGACAGGGAATTTTCATACGAACAAGTCCTCCAGATGAAGTACTTGGACCAAGTGGTGTCGGAAGCTCTACGGAAATATCCCCCAGGTTACGTCCTGAACCGGATTTGTGTCAAGGACTATGTCATTAAACCAAAACAGGAGAGGGAAAAAGTGGCGGTTATTGAAAAAGGTTGTTTGGTGGCGATTCCGGTCATTGCGTTACATTACAGTCCGGAGTTTTTCCCCGATCCGGAAAAATTCAACCCGGAGCGGTTCAGTGACGAAAATAAGGGCAAAATCTTGCCAGGGTCTTACATCCCCTTTGGGTTAGGGCCACGAAATTGCATAG GATCACGTTTCGCTCTTTTGGAAATCAAGGTTTTGCTAGTCAAACTTTTGGCAAAGTTTGACTTGGTTCCAGTGGACAAGACAGTGATTCCGCTCAAGTTTGCCAAAACTTTGGGGTTGGACGCGAAAGGGGGAATTTGGGTTGGGTTGAAGAAACGAACATAA
- the LOC103314156 gene encoding carboxypeptidase N subunit 2 codes for MTCFVTLLLLSTLLVEGVKYTITKTGGETIRQNAKKITSVRGAKKIVIEDEFEVFEKNVLEITEKTPIFLMDQNYSLRKIKSGVFTNQEITETIVITNSQLKVVESGTFVNLKIFELVLKQNQITHLEKQAIVGLVNLEVINLANNHIVEFFADSIVSSPAVFLDLAFNRLKKLGPNWFSFMNSEKAVTILLDNNRIGEIHVLSFEDVMLDTLNLRRNKIGELPSRFFRGNLARIYMQDNSLENLPEGFFKLSHLILGVFTGNPLDCHTQTRLKRMGEETRAQIIFEHNC; via the coding sequence ATGACGTGCTTCGTCACCTTACTGTTGCTTTCAACACTGCTTGTTGAAGGAGTGAAATACACGATCACTAAAACTGGAGGTGAGACAATTCGCCaaaatgccaaaaaaatcacaagtgTGAGAGGCGCCAAAAAAATAGTGATCGAAGACGAGTttgaagtttttgaaaaaaacgtccTGGAAATTACCGAAAAAACTCCGATTTTTCTAATGGACCAGAACTACAGTTTGAGGAAAATCAAAAGTGGGGTTTTCACTAACCAGGAAATCACCGAAACTATTGTGATAACCAACAGCCAATTGAAAGTGGTAGAGAGTGGCACTTTCGTgaacttgaaaattttcgaacTTGTGCTCAAGCAAAACCAAATCACGCATTTGGAAAAGCAGGCAATCGTGGGTTTGGTTAACTTGGAAGTTATTAATTTGGCAAACAACCACATTGTTGAGTTTTTTGCCGATTCGATCGTCTCCTCACCGGCTGTGTTTCTGGACTTGGCGTTCAATCGCTTGAAAAAGTTGGGTCCGAATTGGTTCAGTTTCATGAACAGTGAAAAAGCGGTCACTATTCTGTTGGATAACAACAGAATTGGGGAAATACATGTTTTGAGTTTCGAGGACGTTATGTTGGACACACTTAACTTGCGGAGGAACAAAATAGGGGAATTACCGAGTCGCTTTTTTCGCGGTAATTTGGCCAGGATTTATATGCAGGACAATAGTTTGGAAAATCTACCGGAGGGTTTCTTCAAGTTGAGTCACTTAATTCTTGGGGTTTTTACGGGAAATCCTCTCGATTGCCACACGCAGACGAGGTTGAAGCGAATGGGAGAAGAGACACGggctcaaataatttttgaacacaactgttaa